Genomic DNA from Magnolia sinica isolate HGM2019 chromosome 4, MsV1, whole genome shotgun sequence:
acaatgaatgacccacatccaagttGGGAACTGCATGATTGACAGCCCACGCCCAAGGAGCacccaacatcaaggtgggccctgcgaaATGTACAATCCACATCTAAGGttgacccctaatgatgaatgaccaacACCCAAGATGGCCCGCATAATAAACAGTCCATagtaaaggtgggccctacatgatggataatccacatccAATTCCTCTTACGGCTTTTGGACATCCAAACATAAAGCAAACACTTGGGAAGATTCATCGAAATAATATGTACATAAATTCCAAAATGCTGATGGGTCTAAACTACACAAATGGTTTAAATTAGAAAGTttagtatgaaaactattttctgttttcattttataaaataatattttaaaaattaaaaaaattaaaaataaataaataaataaataaacaaagaacTCGTTAATTAAGCAAGGAAGAGTAAAGTACAAAATATTCTTCaaataaagagaagaaagaaCAAGAGAACTAAAAGGGCATTAAATTAAACATTTGATGATTAACCGTCTCCTCCCTTTCAGTTTAGCAAGAAAGCCAGCAACCTTAATTGCTCCCTTCCATGTATATGTGATAACTAAATCCACAAATTGGACACTGGATTTGgcaatgataaaagaaataatggagtATCATTGCCCAAACATGCCAGAATTTATTTATGGTATCAAAGGGAACCCCTAGGCTGTGAAACTAATGGTGCTAAGTGCAATTTCATCATTATGGCTTAACGGATGGATAGATAACATTTTTATACTTTGGCCATCAATAAGATATCATCTTCatatttgcaaaattgaaatcaTTTGCTATGTTTCCAATTAGTAATGGTGCTACTGCTAGTATAAACTCCAGAGTCCAATGAAATACCAAGTTGCAAGAATTCTAAAGAGTTAAAAGTTTTGGCAATCAGATCCTATAGGGTATTGATAATGAGTTCCAGGCTCAATCTTTACTATGCAACATTTGACAATTATTAAGCAACAAATCCAAgaaaatttgcaaaataccaagGCACTCAAAAAGCGCTGGCAAAGTAAGATCATAAATTTCAAAATGTGATAGTTGGACATCATAAGCATGCAGTTCCATTTTGCAGTATATATTTGACCTTCGAAACAAaatattaaccaaaaaaaaaaaaaaaacttccttaGGGAGTGTTTGGCTACCAATCGACCTGCAATGAGAAATATTTGAAACATTTGACAATGAGATCCTATAGATTATTTCTAATGACTTCCAGGTCCAATCTTTACAATGCAACATTTGACAACGTTTAGATTCCATGAAATTTTGCAAAATACCAAGGCACTCAAAAAGCTCCAGCAAAATAAGTCATAAATTTCAAAATGTGATAGTTAGACCCATCGTAAGCATGTATCTCCATTTTGCAACATTTATTCAACCTTTGATAAAGAAAACAGGAACAAAGATGAACTTCCTAAGGGTGAGTTTGGCTACCAATTGACCAGCAATGAGAAATATTTGAATTCTTTGAGCTTCAAttccaccaccatcatcatctaagccttatcccaactaattgaggtcagctacatgaatcctgttttgcCATTCACGTCATATAGTCAAGGTTCGTGACAAAACTTGTGATGAAAGTTTCACACCGACTGacaacctgatgcaaccctcaTTTATCCAGACTTGGGACCAACAATGAAAACACAAAACTACCAAAGGCATTATTGAGCTccagcaatgttttaaataccaTTATCACGCGTAATGTATCGctcccttgggatatggatacatatcgattatcacatgggatatattggttgtatcgcatggtgtatcgctgttgttgggaaacatgggaacattgggaaatcggtcgaatttttcaataaaacttcaaggattgttgcagaaggcatcaatacacacttagaaatcaaaacatcacataaaaaagtgcacataataggaaTTTCCTTtgcatggggtcctaatatatgctctttccaactgaactgatgcaagtatattcaaagtctattcatataatttataaatgtaagaagacatgtatggaaacacaagcaatacattcaaaaacaaaagaagaaccactagattaggttatatacatgtttaattttgtatttggatacaaagattgcaactgatttgcaagaaattgagaaatttcgaaTTGCAGttccaaatctatgatttttcatggaaaacgtgaagaatcatagatttgtaacaatttgacactggtttaatatgatttacaacaaaaacatggattgaaaatcgaaaatgctcactagatcgaacggGTGGGATATATTGACACtgcttgtgcatttcgtatcgcacaggtgggatacaagatacatcgtgggatatatcggctgatatcgtcgatatttaaaacactgagctCCAGTGCCATGTGCAGATCATAAACCATCTCAGACCCCTTGCTAATAAACCATCTCAGACCCCTTGCTAAAAAGGAAAATTTATACAATAGTCTGAATTGCTTTTTtctttgcatccaaacaggcaTTCAGATGGTGCAATTTTTCAGAGATCCAGATTAGTCAGCTGGTGAGCCACACTGTAGTGATGTTATAACTCCCTCAACCCCCAATTGGAAAACCACAGCGTCCGATATTTGTCCGGCAAATGGACATCTGTACAGAAAATAAAGTCAACAGTCCATATGGGGTTAGGGATGTTGTGTGCCATGTGGGAAGACTATTGGGTGTGGTGTTTGAAAACAAGGATGAAGATTACGCTGCCCTGTTTAAGCTTGTTGCTGAGAGGGGTTTACGGGTTTCTGTGGATGGGGTCTCCTCACCAGGTTCCTCTTTCCCTCATAACAGGGAGCTTCCAAAACTTAGGTGTCTCACCGATGGGCCTTTTGGAAGCCAATCCCAAGCAGGGGAGGAATGGTAGAGGGGTAAGCAAGGTTATTCAATGAATATCCTTTCATGGGATGTGCGATGTTTGGGCTGCCCCCATAAGCGGTCTCAAGTCAAAGAATTGTGCTCTCGCTCAAAAGCTCAGCTAATAGATCTCCAAGCGACCAAGCTTCAAGCCTCAAAAGCTTGACTGATAGTTCTCCAAGAGACCAAGCTTCAAGCAATGGACAAAGGTATTGTCAACTCCTTATGGAGGAAGTAAGTTAAGGACTGGTTAGCCTTGGATGTGATCGGCTCAGCTGGAGGATTTCTTCTTATCTAGGATTCTTTCATTCGGGTTAAGGAAAATAGTTGGATTGGCCTTTTCCCAGTTAATGTGGTCTGCCGCAAGGTCCCCTAGGGGTTTCGTTGGGTGTTTTCTGGAGTTTATGGCTCATCTAGACCGTCTTTCTGCATCTCTTTCTGGTTTGAACTTTTTTTGCTGAAGATAAATGGCATCTCCCCTGGTGTGTGGGAGGTGACTTTAATGTGGTTCAGTTTATTCATGAAAAATTTAATGGGACTCGGCTTTCTTCTTCTATGCAAGGCTATTCTCGGATTGGGTGAGAAAACATGAATTCTTGCATCTTCCTATGGGGAACGTGAAATATACATGTCAAATAGTTGTTCCTCTCCTGACATGTCACTGTTAGACAAATGTTTAGTTCCTCTAATTGGATCCACCAATTCCTGTTTGCTCGCCAAAAAGGATTGCCCAAGCCTATCTCTGATTGTTGTCCAATTCTTCTGGAAAGTGATGAGATAAATTGGGGGCCCAATCTAGATGATTTCCCGATCACTTCCTTTCAATCTTTCTGGAAGTTAGTTAAATCTTATCTTCTCAACTTTGTGTCTGATTTTTTCAAATCTAATAGATTGCCTACTAAGATGGGAAGCACCTTTTTAGCCTTAATTCCTAAATTAGAAGGGGTtcagaatctaaaggattttcagCCCATTAGTCTTCTTGATAGCCCTTACAAAATTATGTATGAAATCCAAAGTCAATGGTTAAGGCTAATGATTCCTACGATCATATCTCCCTTTAAGACTGCCTTTGTTCAAGGCAAACAAATTTTAGACAGTGTGCTTATAGCCCATGAATGCTTGGACTCATATAATAGAGCAAGACGGTCGGGAATTCATTATAAGCTCGATCTAGAGAAGGCCTATGACCATGTGAACTGGGATTTCCTAGATTACATGTTGGAAAGGATGCTTTGGTGTAAAAGTGGAGAGCTTGAATCAGAACTTGTGCTTCCTCTCCTGGGTTCTCAGTGCTTATAGATGGCTCTCCCTTTGGCTTCTTTAAGGCTTCCAAGGGTCTCTGGTAGGGTGACCCATTGTCcccttttccttttgttttagtCAGTGAAGCTCTTGGTCATATGTTGTCCGGGGGTCAAGAAGTAGGGCGTTTCAAGGGATTCTAGGTGAAAAAATTCCCCCAACACATCTGTCATCTTCAATTGTTAATGGCACTTTGTTGTGTTTTTGCTGTGAAGCAAATGATTATATGGTGGTTTATTTGAGTATGACAACTTGTTGGTTCAAGGTGGTTTCAAGTTTGAAAATGAACTTGTCCAAGGGtaattttttttggattaatttgtcTCCAAAGGTAACATCTTCCCATTGCTAAGTCCTTTGTCTATAAGGTTGGATCCTTGCCCACTTCCCATCTGGGTCTTTCCCTTTTGTATAGGGAAACCCCCATTGTTTCTGTGGGATAAGATCCTAGAAAGAATGGAGAGGAAATTATCCTCTGGAAATGTGATCTATTATCCCTGGGTGGTAGATTGAATTTGATTAAGACCTCCCTTTCCAATTTGCCTATCTATTTCATGTCTTTATTTCTTTGCCCGAAGTCTATCCTCCTTAGAATTAATAAGCTTCCTAAATATATTTTTTCCTAGCAAGGAGGTGCATCCTCGAGGAAATTCCCACTGCTCAATCGGAAGGAGGTGTGCACTCCTTTGTTGGGGCGGAGCAGGAATAAAAAGGCTGGATGTGGTCAATGAGGCTCTTTTGGGTAaatgattttggagggttggttGCGAGGATGAGAGTCTTTAGAGGATGATTATGGCCGCAAAGTATGGTTTAACTCCTCTAGGATGGTGGACTAAATCCTCCTTTCTCTATCATTCTTCCCTTCTCTAGAAAGGTATTGCCAAGGTTGACTCTAAAGTTTTTGAGCGGTTGTCATTCTCCCTAGGAATGACTGCAGGATTAAATTCTCATTTAATCTTTGGTGTGGTTCCCCCTCTTTCTGAAGCCTTCACAACCCTCATTGCCATTAGTCCCAATTCAAATATTTCCAAAGGAGAATAAGGGGTTTGGCTTCCTCCTTTTAGAAGGAATCTTTCTGATCCCAAAATCATGGTCCTCATGGAGTTCCTTACTCGTCTGCAAGGTCAGTTCCCTGCCTCAAGTTCAAAAGATTCTCCTGCTTGATCTATTGCAAGCTCTGGTCTTTTCTAGGTGTGATCGTTCTACAGCTCTTTAACCATGCCTTCCTTGTCAGTTAGATAATGTCATACAGGAGTGGTTTGGTTCTATGGTGTGCCCCCCAAAGGTTGTGGCGTCTATGTGGCTTGTAGGTAAGAATCGTGCTAACGGTCGACAATTTGAGAAAAAGAGGCatgattcttttgaatgtttGCTCGTCGTGTCTTGAAGCTGCAGAATCAGTGGATCATCTTATCCACTACTCTTTCTCTATGGATGTCTAGTGGAGAGCTCTTCGATTGGTGGGAGGTCTCATGGACTATGCCTAAGTCTATCGATGGTTTGGCATGCGGATCCAGGTGGGGTTATTGGGAAAAATAAGTGGAGGGCTGTGCTTATGGCTGTAATGTGGGCTGAAAGGAATAATCATTGCTTTAGAAATCTTAAGATTCCGTATGTTGGGGTGTTTAATAGAGTTCTTTTGTTGTTCAGAAACTGGGCTCCTAAactccttgttttttttttttttttgtacttttcatttttctttctttttctgctttgttttcctttcttcttttggcTTTGCCTGATAAAACTCTCATCTTTCGCAAAAAGATAGTCCATGTTAAACAGCTAAGAGTAATATAACTAATAATTTATCTATATAAAAAAACAGTCCATATGCAACAGGAAGAGTAAGATTGTTCAATGGAGGAGTTTAAAAGGTCGGTGGTCCCTGCATGGCagagcccaccagatgaatgaccTGGATCTCTTTAAGATGGACCGCACAAGAAAGGAATGCCCAGCCGGATGTAAATGGAAGTAGTTAAGGCCCAGCATTGTATGATGTAGAAATAAAGATTGTTCTATCGGGCAATTTTTtcaaccaaaaaataaataaataaataaaactgtcCAAGGGGGttgtttggtgatccaaaataGTCATTTGGTAGGCCTAATTGTCAGCGGGATATCCAAAAACATCAACCCTTGGGGCACATTCTACAGTTGGATTGGTCAATCACCAAATATGGACCATTGTTTGAAATTGACCACTTGCAACTCACCTGTTGGTGGTAGGCTAGGATAGGGGCATGACCCATCCAGTGATgtggcctacaaaatggatggtaTTAATTACTAAATAGTTGGCCCCAACAAGCATcacacaaataaaacatcatctcATAAAACAAGAATAACCTAAAATTTAAACAAAACACACCTCAAGGTCCATTGATGAACCCTTCCTTCCGACCCTCAAACCCAGGCCGCATCAGCTTCTTCTCCCTCTTCGCAATCCTCCTCGCCTTCTTCTCCCGAATCCTCCCCAAGATATTCTCTGACCTTGTCTGCTGCTTCTCTGCCCTTGCCTTGTCCCTACTCTCCATCctctccttccacttctcagcgttcttctccttcctcttcttctccttctttataCTCTGCTTCAAAATCCTTGGATCATCATGGACCTTAACCCCCGCAGCCCGGCTCACCGCAGCCTGCCACGAGTGCTTCTTCGAAATCACCTCCCCTTTCTCCGGATCCTTCTTCGCCTCCTCCAATCTCTTCGCCTTTTCGAGCTCTTGAGCCTTCGACAGCTTCCTCTTCTTCCTAATCTGCTCATCTTGTTCCCCGATCTTCACATGCCCAAAAGCAAGACCATTCTCTAATCCTGAAGCCTTCATCTCTTCCGATTCGAGGCCCTGCTTCCGCTTCGGCAgatctcctctcttcttcttcttaccaTCGATCTTCTTCTTGTTATCGTCTTTATCGGCAGTGTTGCGATTCCCTCTGAGCTCAGCGATCCGTCGGTGGAGACGCTCCCGGAGCTCCTCGTAGGTGACGGATCGATCGTCAGGGATGGGGTTTTCAATGCGGACGTCGATCTCGTCCGATTTCTCGGTAGGTGATTTCTCGTTCTGGATGGATTTCTTGAGGAGATCTAGGGTTGTAGTCGAGGAGTTATCAGGGTCGAGACGAGATCTGCGAGATTTCTTGATATTTTCGCGGGTTTCTTTCTTGAAGGAGGCTTTGGCGACCTTGCTGAGGCCTTGGAACCATGGCTTCTCTTTATCTTCGACGGGGAGGTAGAATCTCGCGGGGATTAGCTCGATTAGATTGTCGAAGAAGATGGAGTGCTTGTGGATTATGGTTTTCAGATCAGGAGGAATCGACGGTAGAGATTTCTGtgactttttcttcattttgaaagagggagagagggagatggaaTGGGAAGGGAGAAGCAGGATAGGGCTCTCTAGGGTTTTACCTTGGTTTGTTCAAGGAGTCGTTACACGAtacctaggtggggccaccgttatgtttgtgagaaatccaccccgtccatccgttttgcgaccTCGTTTATTCTAGGATGTGCGACcaaacatcaggtggatccaaaactcaagggccatacgagagggaagACAGGGAAAGAAATGCTTACTGtccaaaccttcttgggctccaccttgaagtttatatgccatcaaaccgTTTATCCTTAGTTTCATCTCGTGTGGCACACTTAGGTTTTGGATAGGCTTTATTTTTTGTCCCATAACTTAAAATGAGCCTGCAAAAccgatgaacagggtggattctCACAAAAatctcggtgggtcccacctaacttCTCATCAGATAACATGATGGGAAGCTGACGCATTTCCTGCGCGAGGATGCTGCGAGGGGCTACcgcgatgtttttgagaaatccactccattcatccgttttactagatcattttaatacatgcGATCAAAAATAAAACGGATACAATACTCAAGTGCACGAGGCGGGAAGTTGGGGAAAGAAATTtttatagttgaaaccttcctgagctcaACCTTGATGATTATATACGATCTAtcgggttcgagtatccatgggtggtgaaagcctattacggcgtgagtgtgtgggggtgtatgtgcgtgtgtaaaaaaaaaaaagtttttaaaatttaaaaaaataaaaaggttactcctaatgggatgaagtgaaaacaccgaaaGATAGCCTCGTATAAAACTTTAACGACAATAGGAATGCTTCAACGGTACtcactgaatgcccactgtttcctcttttATGGCACACGTGAATggtggatatactttattttttatatcactgcctaaaatgatcttgtcaaacggatgaacggagtggatttctaaaaaaaaaaaaaaaaacgcagtgCCCCACCCAACGTCCTTGCACATGAACTTCCTGTTTTGGCAGTAAATCCGTGTACCAGGTAGACGGGCGCGGATTGGTTACAGTACCTAGAGACGAACGGTCCTATCAGGACctcggtagggcccaccgtgatgtttatgttttatctatgccatccatctagttTGAcgtataattttagggcatgagcacaaaaaagaGGCAAAggtctcaagtaaaccacaccacaggatttatataggtctatgtgaccttatgaacgggttggatggtaaataagaatcacagtgggcctagtaagttttcaacagtaggaattcaatcactactaatccccactacttcctgtggtgtggtccacttgagccttcaaactACCTTCTTTTTTAgccaatgctctaaaatgatttgtccaGATGAAAGAAAGACATGgatggataaacatatacatcaggatTGCCCACAGATCCCCTAACAAGGCGGTAGTGGGTGCGGATTGTGCATGACTTACCTCACTTGGAAAACTATGTGGGGGCGTACCGTGACGTACGTGTCATTATTCACGCTGTACATCGTTTTTCAAGAGCAGAAAATTgaagggagccgattaggtgagatCCCGTGGAGGTGGGTCCCTTGACTATGGGGCTTACAGTGATGCatgtcttaaatccacaccgtctaaccattttcaaagctcattttagggcatgatccaaaaaatgaagcgtgcccaaatcttaggtggaccacaccacaggaaagtcatgattgaatccccactattaaaaacctcaAGAAGCCCACcggaatgcttatttgccatccaacctgttgataaggtcacaaagacctatatgaagataccacacaaatatcatcttgatccaaatcttttgtggcccacaagagatttttaatggtcaattaccacagTGTACTGTACTAtggttcatctgagatttggatctgctttattttttggatcttgTCCTTAGAATGAGTTTGCAAtacaaatggacagcatgaatgtagtcaaatacatcaaagtgagcccccaCAAACAGTGGTCCCACGAAGCCACAgtccaaagttgaagcatatacaaagcttaagtggaccacgccataggaaagagaatgatgtccactgttgaaaccttcctaaggcccaggGTAATGTTTAATTGTCATCTAATATGTTAACAAGGTCCTACAGGAAtggatgtagggaaaacacacatattagCTTGTTCTAAAACTTTTGCAGCCTCAATCAGTTCTCAACAATAGAAATTCAATTCCCATTATTTAAGTTGTGTGttccactcgagctttagatatgctttgattttaagctcatggcttaaaatgatgtgaaaagaaGACATACATCTCCacacccatccatctgtttttaccaacttcaattttagggcatgagtcgagaactgaagcatatccaaagcttaagtagactacTGGAAACATAGGTATAATGATGTCCAcctgatgaaaggaaaacacaaatatcaacttttgatccaatacttttgtgaCCACAGGAAGATTacaatggtagccattcaatttccattgtttccatggtatggtccacttgaactttgggtatgcttgtatttTGGGCTGATCCCCTGAAATGAGCCTGTAACACAGATGGATGACGTGAATAagacacatcacaataggccccacagaTTTTACCCCAGCACGTGTGCCGAGCTACACAGACACAGTACTCAATCGGCATCACAGCCGTAGGATCATATTGGTTTAACAATCTTACCCTCTGATTCGTGGATGCCAATCCACTCTCGGTGAGTAAATAGGCGAATGGTTGAACAAAAGATGAATGAAGGTGAATTACCTGTAGCATAGGCCTATACTCCAAAGATTCCTGGCCTCGACAAGCACGAGGATACACTGCTCTTTCAAGTTTTCGTTCCGAACAACAAGTTGTACGGTCCAACCCAACTTATCATGGGCCAAATCACCAACATGGTAGACCCGTGGTGGATTAGATAATCCACTAACACCTCTCCTATCAGATAATTTATTCATCTGACTCTCCCCAGTTTAATGATGACTGTGGCTTGTAATTCTCAAGTTTCATCTGATCGATGGGAGTATTAAGAGGTATCATGACCTATTTCATGAGCTCACAAGATCGATGGCGTATTACCTAGAGGTAGGTCCTAGGCTCCTAGCTGTTTTGCTGATCTTCTCTCCCGTGGAAGTAAGTTGAAAATTGCATACTTCAAAGATAAGTAAATTTAAATCAAACTGTCCAGATTATAGTTCCCACCTTAGATGTATCTGAACCAAAGTTACAGTCATCTTATTACTGGACATTTAGGGCCATttgaataccaccaaataagtttttttttttttttctacttacagcaatagataagtgacttatttcaggtAAGTATGGTATATGATTAGTTATAAGCAACtgttttacttaaaagtacataatcacttcaattaattttttttttgcttttctacttttaa
This window encodes:
- the LOC131242946 gene encoding uncharacterized protein LOC131242946; this encodes MKKKSQKSLPSIPPDLKTIIHKHSIFFDNLIELIPARFYLPVEDKEKPWFQGLSKVAKASFKKETRENIKKSRRSRLDPDNSSTTTLDLLKKSIQNEKSPTEKSDEIDVRIENPIPDDRSVTYEELRERLHRRIAELRGNRNTADKDDNKKKIDGKKKKRGDLPKRKQGLESEEMKASGLENGLAFGHVKIGEQDEQIRKKRKLSKAQELEKAKRLEEAKKDPEKGEVISKKHSWQAAVSRAAGVKVHDDPRILKQSIKKEKKRKEKNAEKWKERMESRDKARAEKQQTRSENILGRIREKKARRIAKREKKLMRPGFEGRKEGFINGP